One stretch of Pedobacter riviphilus DNA includes these proteins:
- a CDS encoding RNA polymerase sigma factor, with the protein MIEKSYLDKLEAHKGIIYKMINLYADDEEDRKDLYQEIVFQSWSAYGRFKGDAKFSTWLYKLSLNVSLSFLSKQKKHNQVKDAGQFAHYFEPPELSERADWLYRCIKQLTEIDRSIIMLHLDGFDNIEISEMTGISRNNTNVKLHRIKQQLTTLLTRK; encoded by the coding sequence ATGATTGAAAAATCTTATCTCGACAAACTGGAAGCACATAAAGGTATTATCTATAAAATGATAAACCTTTATGCCGATGACGAAGAGGACCGCAAAGATTTATATCAAGAGATCGTTTTTCAAAGCTGGAGTGCTTATGGCAGGTTTAAAGGCGACGCTAAATTTTCTACCTGGCTTTATAAACTCAGCTTAAATGTATCGCTTTCATTTCTGAGCAAACAGAAAAAGCATAACCAGGTTAAAGATGCAGGGCAATTTGCCCATTACTTCGAACCACCCGAACTTTCGGAACGGGCTGATTGGCTGTATCGCTGTATCAAACAATTAACAGAAATAGACCGAAGTATAATTATGCTCCATCTCGATGGTTTCGATAACATCGAAATAAGCGAAATGACAGGAATATCGCGAAACAACACCAATGTGAAGTTACATCGGATTAAACAACAATTAACCACACTGCTAACCCGCAAATAA
- a CDS encoding AraC family transcriptional regulator, with translation MQHTLDHVKLSASETLQTLVENRTSYTLERCELNVFETYTESYKVPLTFNDFVITSMLRGKKVMHLFDKKGFDYFPGQTVIVPPAVTMEIDFPEASNLNPTQCIALAIDQEQIQKTIAYLNEFFPKEGSNEKWLLNYDEYHFYNNEEIAYLINKVIRICSERTKEKDVLADLTLKELLVRIMQTQNLKTIGDDGYNLNQNPLAFVLNYIKTNLNEKISINSLSDKACMSKATFYRLFKRELGISPNDFILTEKINKAKLLLAQPGAKVASISYELGFSDANYFIRAFKKIVGITPGAYQLQVANQLIH, from the coding sequence ATGCAACATACATTAGATCATGTAAAGCTCAGTGCTTCAGAAACGTTGCAGACTTTAGTAGAGAACAGAACTTCTTATACCTTAGAGCGTTGCGAATTAAATGTTTTCGAAACCTATACCGAATCGTATAAAGTTCCACTAACTTTTAACGATTTTGTAATTACGAGTATGCTGAGGGGCAAAAAGGTAATGCATTTATTTGATAAGAAAGGCTTTGATTATTTTCCTGGTCAAACTGTTATTGTTCCGCCGGCCGTTACCATGGAAATTGATTTTCCTGAGGCTTCCAATCTTAATCCTACCCAGTGTATTGCTTTGGCTATAGATCAGGAGCAGATCCAAAAAACGATTGCTTATTTGAACGAGTTTTTTCCAAAGGAAGGAAGCAACGAAAAATGGCTACTGAATTACGATGAATATCATTTTTATAACAATGAAGAGATTGCCTATCTCATTAATAAAGTAATCAGGATCTGCTCTGAACGGACAAAAGAAAAAGATGTTTTAGCCGATTTAACTTTAAAGGAATTATTGGTGCGCATTATGCAGACCCAGAACCTTAAAACAATTGGCGACGACGGCTATAACCTGAACCAAAACCCCTTAGCTTTTGTACTAAATTATATTAAAACAAATCTCAACGAAAAGATCAGCATCAACAGCCTGAGTGATAAGGCTTGCATGAGCAAGGCAACCTTTTATCGGTTGTTTAAACGCGAGCTCGGTATCAGTCCTAACGATTTTATCCTAACCGAAAAGATTAACAAAGCCAAGCTTTTACTGGCGCAGCCCGGGGCTAAGGTAGCCTCAATAAGTTACGAGCTTGGTTTCAGTGATGCCAATTACTTTATAAGGGCATTTAAAAAGATAGTTGGGATTACGCCGGGTGCATATCAATTGCAGGTGGCCAATCAGTTAATCCATTAA
- a CDS encoding aldehyde dehydrogenase family protein — protein MENLIEKPSFKPHYDNYIGGKFVAPVKGAYFDNISPIDGKVFTKAAHSTKEDLELAVDAAHEAFKTWSKTSSTERSIILNKIAQRMEDNLEYLATVETIDNGKAVRETLAADLPLGIDHFRYFAGVIRSEEGSLSELDQNTVSLIVHEPIGVVAQIIPWNFPLLMGIWKLAPALAAGNCVVLKPAESTPVSIMVLMELIGDLLPPGVVNIVNGFGAELGRALVTNPKVSKAAFTGSTPTGRLVMQYATENIIPVTLELGGKSPNIFFSSVMAEDDAFLDKAVEGAVMFALNQGEICTCPSRLLIQEDIYEKFIAKVIERTKAIKIGSPLDRMVMMGAQASKIQFEKIAAYIKLGKEEGAEVLTGGEVNKLSGELGGGYYIKPTIFKGHNKMRIFQEEIFGPVLAVTTFKTVEEAIEIANDTLYGLGAGVWTRDAHELYQVPRAIQAGRVWVNQYHAYPAGAPFGGYKQSGVGRENHKMMLAHYRQTKNMLISYDKNKLGFF, from the coding sequence ATGGAAAATTTAATTGAAAAACCATCATTCAAGCCCCATTACGATAATTACATCGGAGGAAAATTTGTAGCGCCCGTTAAAGGCGCTTACTTCGATAACATATCGCCGATTGATGGTAAAGTTTTTACTAAAGCAGCACACTCCACAAAAGAAGATTTAGAATTAGCCGTTGATGCCGCACATGAGGCATTTAAAACCTGGAGCAAAACCTCTTCAACCGAAAGAAGCATCATATTGAACAAAATTGCACAACGAATGGAAGACAACCTAGAGTATCTGGCAACGGTTGAAACCATTGATAATGGCAAAGCGGTTAGGGAAACCTTAGCGGCCGATTTACCTTTGGGTATAGACCATTTCAGGTATTTTGCAGGAGTTATCCGTTCCGAAGAAGGTTCATTATCAGAGCTTGACCAAAATACTGTTTCATTAATTGTACATGAGCCAATTGGTGTAGTGGCACAGATTATTCCGTGGAATTTTCCGCTTTTAATGGGCATCTGGAAACTGGCGCCTGCCCTCGCAGCAGGAAACTGCGTGGTTTTAAAACCTGCAGAAAGCACACCGGTTTCGATTATGGTTTTAATGGAACTGATTGGCGATTTATTGCCTCCGGGAGTGGTAAATATAGTAAACGGTTTTGGCGCTGAGCTTGGGCGTGCCTTGGTTACCAATCCTAAAGTTTCGAAAGCGGCATTTACAGGCTCTACCCCTACAGGTAGATTGGTAATGCAATATGCCACCGAAAATATTATCCCAGTTACACTCGAACTTGGTGGAAAATCGCCCAATATATTTTTCAGCTCGGTAATGGCCGAAGATGATGCATTTTTAGATAAAGCAGTAGAAGGAGCGGTAATGTTTGCCTTAAACCAAGGCGAAATTTGTACCTGCCCATCTCGTTTATTGATCCAGGAAGATATTTACGAAAAATTTATTGCAAAGGTAATCGAGCGAACCAAGGCAATAAAAATCGGTAGTCCGTTGGATAGAATGGTGATGATGGGTGCCCAGGCTTCTAAAATCCAGTTCGAAAAAATTGCCGCTTATATTAAATTAGGTAAAGAAGAAGGTGCCGAAGTTTTAACTGGCGGAGAAGTGAACAAACTTTCTGGCGAGCTTGGTGGCGGCTATTACATCAAACCAACCATCTTTAAAGGCCACAATAAAATGAGGATTTTTCAGGAAGAAATTTTCGGTCCGGTATTGGCCGTTACTACCTTTAAAACAGTAGAAGAAGCCATTGAAATTGCAAACGATACTTTATATGGTTTAGGTGCTGGTGTTTGGACACGCGATGCCCATGAGCTTTACCAGGTCCCGAGAGCCATTCAGGCGGGCCGCGTTTGGGTAAACCAATATCATGCTTATCCTGCAGGTGCTCCTTTTGGCGGCTACAAACAATCGGGTGTGGGCAGAGAAAACCACAAAATGATGTTGGCTCATTACCGCCAGACTAAAAATATGCTTATTTCTTATGATAAAAATAAATTAGGTTTCTTTTAG
- a CDS encoding DUF779 domain-containing protein — protein sequence MIKRIDSTEKAKELIAILKEKHGELMFYQAGGCCEGTQPQCFEKGGYYLRMRDVCLGEIEGCEFWVDRDLFEYWKFSHFTLDVLDGFGVGGFSLETPLQKTFKIHYRLFSEEELKDLEPVKTAE from the coding sequence ATGATTAAGCGTATAGATAGTACAGAAAAAGCAAAGGAGCTAATTGCCATACTTAAAGAAAAACATGGAGAACTGATGTTTTACCAGGCCGGTGGATGTTGCGAGGGTACACAGCCGCAATGTTTCGAAAAAGGAGGCTACTACCTTCGGATGCGTGATGTTTGTTTAGGTGAAATAGAAGGTTGCGAATTTTGGGTAGACAGAGATCTTTTCGAGTATTGGAAATTCTCACACTTTACTTTAGATGTGTTAGATGGATTTGGTGTAGGTGGTTTTTCTTTAGAGACCCCACTACAAAAAACGTTCAAGATTCACTACAGACTGTTCTCTGAAGAAGAACTAAAAGACCTTGAACCCGTTAAAACGGCTGAATAA
- a CDS encoding thiol-disulfide oxidoreductase DCC family protein, with protein sequence MMQQPVIFFDGVCNLCNASVQFVIAHDKKDQFKFTALQGNYAKEILPKFNADPEKLNTILLLEDGKLYTKSSAALRVARKLNGLIPLLYAFLIVPKFIRDWVYDIIAKNRYQWWGKQESCWVPTPELKSKFIA encoded by the coding sequence ATGATGCAACAACCTGTAATCTTTTTTGATGGCGTTTGTAATCTTTGCAATGCATCGGTTCAGTTTGTTATTGCCCATGATAAAAAAGATCAATTCAAGTTTACGGCACTACAAGGTAATTACGCCAAGGAAATATTGCCTAAATTTAATGCTGACCCAGAAAAGTTGAATACGATTTTATTGCTGGAGGATGGAAAACTCTATACCAAGTCATCAGCAGCATTGCGTGTGGCCCGAAAACTTAATGGATTAATCCCGCTTCTTTATGCGTTTCTTATTGTTCCTAAATTTATACGCGATTGGGTTTATGATATTATTGCCAAAAACCGTTACCAATGGTGGGGAAAGCAGGAGAGTTGTTGGGTGCCGACTCCTGAATTAAAAAGTAAGTTTATCGCTTAA
- the pyrR gene encoding bifunctional pyr operon transcriptional regulator/uracil phosphoribosyltransferase PyrR codes for MQKKTLLDGQKIQITIKRLCHQLIENHDDFANTVLIGIQPRGIFLADRIHQDLQQILKNKKILKGNLDITFFRDDFRRKDGLVTASSNSIDFIIEGKKVILIDDVLWTGRTIRAALDALLAYGRPEKVELLVLIDRRFSRHLPIEPDYIGHQVDSLNSQQVKVTWASEGSEDKVILISENNK; via the coding sequence ATGCAAAAGAAAACACTTCTTGACGGACAAAAAATTCAGATTACAATTAAGAGGCTCTGCCATCAATTAATTGAAAACCATGACGATTTCGCAAATACCGTTTTAATTGGCATCCAGCCAAGGGGTATTTTTTTGGCAGATCGCATTCATCAGGATCTTCAACAGATTCTAAAAAACAAGAAAATTTTAAAGGGAAACCTTGATATTACTTTCTTTAGGGATGATTTCCGCCGTAAAGACGGATTGGTTACCGCAAGCAGTAACTCGATCGATTTTATCATCGAAGGTAAAAAAGTAATCTTAATTGATGATGTACTTTGGACAGGCAGAACCATTAGGGCAGCCCTTGATGCCTTGCTTGCATATGGTCGTCCGGAGAAAGTGGAACTTTTGGTTTTAATAGACCGCAGGTTTAGCAGGCATTTACCTATAGAACCCGATTATATTGGGCATCAGGTAGATAGCTTAAACTCACAACAGGTAAAAGTAACCTGGGCGAGTGAAGGAAGTGAAGACAAAGTGATTTTAATATCCGAAAATAATAAATAA
- a CDS encoding aspartate carbamoyltransferase catalytic subunit, which translates to MAAEKLSTRHLLGIKDINRNDIELIFETADNFKEVINRPIKKVPSLRDITIANIFFENSTRTKLSFELAEKRLSADVVNFAASSSSVSKGETLIDTVNNILSMKVDMVVMRHPYAGAGQFLSKHVKAQIVNAGDGAHEHPTQALLDAFSIRQKLGDVAGKKVVIVGDILHSRVAISNILCLQRLGAEVMVCGPTTLIPKHIHQLGVKVEHNLIKALNWCDVANMLRIQLERQDIKYFPSLREYAMMYGLNKQILDNLDKEIIVMHPGPINRGVEITSDVADSKQSIILEQVENGVAIRMAVLYLLASQG; encoded by the coding sequence ATGGCAGCAGAAAAACTATCAACCCGACATCTTTTAGGCATTAAAGATATTAACCGGAATGATATCGAATTGATTTTCGAAACTGCAGATAATTTCAAGGAAGTGATAAACAGGCCGATAAAAAAGGTTCCTTCACTTCGTGATATTACGATTGCCAATATCTTTTTTGAAAACTCTACCCGCACCAAACTTTCATTCGAACTTGCCGAAAAAAGACTTTCGGCTGATGTGGTTAATTTTGCGGCTTCATCTTCGTCTGTAAGCAAGGGCGAAACCCTTATCGATACCGTAAACAACATCTTATCCATGAAAGTTGATATGGTAGTGATGCGTCATCCCTATGCTGGTGCCGGTCAGTTTTTAAGTAAACATGTAAAAGCCCAGATTGTAAATGCTGGAGATGGTGCGCACGAACACCCAACGCAGGCCTTACTTGATGCTTTCTCTATCCGCCAAAAATTGGGTGATGTAGCTGGCAAAAAAGTGGTAATTGTTGGCGATATCCTGCACTCGCGTGTAGCCATTTCGAACATCTTGTGCCTACAGCGTTTAGGTGCAGAGGTAATGGTTTGCGGCCCTACAACATTAATCCCAAAACACATCCATCAACTTGGAGTAAAAGTTGAGCATAACTTAATTAAAGCTCTGAACTGGTGCGATGTAGCAAACATGCTGCGTATCCAATTGGAACGCCAAGACATTAAATATTTCCCATCGTTAAGAGAATACGCCATGATGTACGGCCTTAACAAACAGATCTTAGATAATCTCGATAAAGAAATCATCGTCATGCACCCTGGCCCAATAAACAGAGGTGTTGAGATCACCAGCGATGTGGCCGACAGTAAACAATCGATCATTTTAGAACAGGTAGAAAATGGCGTTGCCATCCGGATGGCCGTGCTGTATCTGTTGGCAAGCCAGGGCTAG
- a CDS encoding tetratricopeptide repeat protein produces the protein MQKKYLLIPLILAGSFSTYAQVSAVQNLNKNYQTGLELLDKEKYTAAAQQFKLVELQRYKPSTQTESNAELSLLKENAKFYAAVCALELTNSDAESLFQAFIRDYPLNPNTKLAYFYVGKTYFNQKNYKKALEWFEKTDPSTLSGKQRNEYQFKQGYAYFELKDYDKAEPLFEKVKKEEGDFQESATYYFAYINYLNKEYKTALANFEKLKGSPTYEASYPYYITSMYYLDERYDDVISYALAAIQKTKQQFEPEMLSLVAASYFAKSEFKNAEKYFAEYYAKDKSETKNNLFIYQYGYSLFQNKKYKESVAVLEKLNTDDIYLQNGMHTLGKAFIQLGNKQKAQSAFFRASRLSFDKGIQEEAWLNYAKLSYELEFHQQALEATQGFLKTFPKSRKINEAKTLLGEVLLTTKNYQAAVDILEPIPDKNLEAKEAYQKVTYFRGLEFYNERAFPNALSMFLRSEKFPEDDEINALNTYWKAESMYELRKYGEAVTTFEKFLKMPDADKTGVYNFANYALAYAAFEDEKYSKAANYFEKFLAGNDKDQKTIDDATIRLADSYFVNKNYGDAMANYNKIINRHTTSEDYATFQKGMIQGLETQYDAKIATMQSLLKAFPNSNYADDAGFETAYTYFNKGDFDKSKSDLVELIAKYPRSSYVAKALVTIGLVQYNQDQDDAALESFKKVIRDYPTADEAKQAMESIKNIYVDRGDANGFIAYAATTPLGNYSGSEQDNIVFAAANNTYLKGDANGAFQAVNAYFDKFPKANHEKEAKFIRAESLVKLGRPDEAIPDYEFILNDWTSDYTERSLVSISQLFLNQKKYNEAIVYLKRLETTTDYKSHYSFAINNLLKAYTALNMPDDMLKYAQLTKESEKASEEEKNSSSLYSGKAYLLKGDTTTAIKEFKNVVAKTKTIAAAEAKYNLALLEYSKGDFKTSSKTCFDLINNMAAYDYWVAKAFILLSDNYVALKDNLQAKSTLLSIIDNYEGKDDIIPTAKEKLEKLNQKK, from the coding sequence ATGCAGAAAAAATACTTACTAATTCCGCTAATTTTAGCAGGAAGTTTTAGCACCTACGCTCAGGTTAGCGCTGTGCAAAACCTCAACAAAAACTATCAAACGGGCTTAGAATTATTAGACAAAGAAAAATACACTGCAGCTGCACAACAGTTTAAACTTGTTGAGCTGCAACGTTATAAACCTTCCACACAAACGGAGAGCAATGCCGAATTATCTTTACTAAAGGAGAATGCAAAATTTTATGCCGCCGTTTGCGCATTAGAGTTAACCAATAGCGATGCCGAGAGTTTGTTTCAGGCCTTTATCCGCGATTATCCGTTAAACCCAAACACCAAACTGGCTTATTTCTATGTTGGAAAAACTTATTTCAACCAGAAAAACTATAAAAAAGCGCTAGAATGGTTCGAAAAAACCGACCCTTCTACACTTTCGGGCAAACAAAGAAACGAATACCAGTTTAAGCAGGGTTACGCCTATTTCGAACTTAAAGACTACGATAAGGCAGAACCTTTATTCGAAAAAGTTAAAAAAGAAGAAGGCGATTTTCAGGAAAGTGCTACCTACTACTTTGCTTATATCAATTACTTAAACAAAGAGTATAAAACGGCATTGGCCAATTTCGAAAAGTTAAAAGGCTCTCCTACTTATGAGGCCAGTTATCCATACTACATCACTTCGATGTACTATCTTGACGAGCGTTATGATGATGTGATCAGTTATGCTTTAGCTGCGATTCAAAAAACCAAACAACAGTTCGAACCAGAAATGTTGAGTTTGGTTGCTGCATCGTACTTTGCAAAATCTGAATTCAAAAATGCCGAAAAATATTTTGCTGAATATTATGCAAAAGATAAAAGCGAAACCAAGAACAACCTCTTCATTTATCAATATGGGTACTCTTTGTTCCAGAATAAAAAGTATAAAGAGTCTGTTGCCGTTTTAGAAAAACTGAATACCGATGATATTTACCTGCAAAACGGTATGCATACTTTGGGTAAAGCATTTATACAATTGGGCAACAAACAGAAAGCACAAAGCGCTTTTTTCAGGGCTTCTCGTTTAAGTTTTGACAAGGGTATACAGGAAGAAGCCTGGTTAAATTATGCCAAATTAAGTTATGAATTAGAATTCCACCAGCAAGCTTTGGAGGCTACACAGGGTTTCTTAAAAACTTTCCCAAAATCGCGTAAAATAAACGAAGCCAAAACTTTATTGGGCGAGGTTTTATTAACCACCAAAAACTATCAGGCAGCGGTAGACATTTTAGAGCCTATTCCGGATAAAAACCTTGAGGCTAAGGAAGCTTATCAGAAAGTTACTTATTTCCGCGGATTAGAGTTCTATAACGAAAGGGCTTTCCCTAATGCATTATCGATGTTTTTGCGTTCTGAAAAGTTCCCGGAAGACGATGAAATTAATGCCTTAAATACCTACTGGAAAGCAGAATCGATGTACGAACTGCGCAAATACGGAGAAGCGGTTACCACTTTCGAGAAATTCTTGAAGATGCCGGATGCCGATAAAACTGGTGTTTATAATTTCGCAAACTATGCTTTGGCTTATGCCGCTTTCGAAGACGAAAAATATAGTAAAGCAGCAAATTATTTTGAAAAATTTTTGGCGGGTAACGATAAAGACCAAAAAACAATTGATGATGCGACCATTCGTTTAGCAGATTCTTACTTCGTAAATAAGAATTATGGCGATGCAATGGCGAATTACAACAAAATCATTAACAGACATACCACTTCTGAGGATTATGCTACTTTCCAGAAAGGAATGATCCAGGGACTGGAAACGCAGTATGATGCAAAAATTGCAACAATGCAAAGTTTGTTAAAAGCTTTTCCGAATTCGAATTATGCAGATGATGCTGGTTTCGAAACGGCTTATACTTATTTTAACAAGGGTGATTTTGATAAATCTAAATCAGATCTGGTAGAATTGATAGCCAAGTACCCACGCAGTAGTTATGTAGCAAAAGCGCTGGTAACCATCGGCTTGGTTCAATACAACCAGGATCAGGACGATGCCGCTTTAGAATCGTTTAAAAAAGTAATCCGCGATTACCCTACTGCCGATGAAGCTAAACAGGCAATGGAATCAATCAAGAACATTTATGTAGATCGTGGCGATGCAAATGGTTTTATCGCTTATGCAGCTACAACGCCGCTTGGAAATTACTCAGGCTCAGAACAAGATAACATCGTTTTTGCTGCAGCCAATAATACCTATCTAAAAGGCGATGCCAATGGTGCATTCCAAGCTGTAAATGCTTATTTCGATAAATTTCCTAAAGCTAACCACGAAAAGGAGGCTAAATTTATCAGAGCAGAATCATTGGTTAAATTAGGTCGCCCAGATGAAGCCATTCCTGATTATGAGTTTATCTTAAACGATTGGACGAGCGATTATACTGAGCGTTCTTTAGTAAGTATCTCTCAACTCTTCTTAAACCAGAAGAAATACAACGAGGCGATTGTTTACCTGAAAAGATTAGAAACTACAACCGATTACAAATCGCACTATAGTTTTGCCATCAACAATTTATTAAAGGCTTACACCGCCTTAAATATGCCCGATGACATGCTTAAATATGCACAGTTGACCAAAGAATCGGAAAAAGCTTCAGAAGAAGAAAAAAACAGTTCCAGCTTATACTCTGGCAAAGCTTATTTGTTGAAAGGTGATACCACAACAGCCATAAAAGAATTTAAAAATGTGGTGGCTAAAACAAAAACCATTGCCGCTGCCGAAGCAAAATACAATTTAGCTTTATTGGAATACAGCAAAGGTGATTTCAAAACCTCATCTAAAACCTGTTTTGATCTGATTAACAACATGGCCGCTTATGATTATTGGGTAGCAAAGGCATTTATCCTTTTATCTGATAATTATGTTGCCCTGAAAGACAATTTACAGGCGAAAAGTACACTTCTCAGTATAATTGATAATTACGAAGGCAAGGATGATATCATCCCGACAGCCAAAGAAAAACTAGAAAAACTAAACCAGAAGAAGTAG